In Oncorhynchus clarkii lewisi isolate Uvic-CL-2024 chromosome 2, UVic_Ocla_1.0, whole genome shotgun sequence, one DNA window encodes the following:
- the LOC139424161 gene encoding uncharacterized protein isoform X2, whose protein sequence is MRRRTDGQEATGDARTDKKTDRQTAGSGETSQQQQQHRPQQGAKTSRCWSTVTSVGKCLLLIILIPPFLNYASLQREGQLLLPEGGEIIDIGLGQKMHLMCKGQGQPVVILDAPTGMSSDIWFHVQENIALLTKVCTYDRVGLGFSKRVLQNESTGTEKVWGMSTTGRMVDNLHRLIGLAGLATPLILVGSELGTLNARFYSHIHDAQVSDLVLIDPIPEDIFEEDHWQKYWYSQLVPSLQAMQFSAATGISRILIILGLLKPAIMGDNIAEDLIQRQKYLLSNPAHQSSAVDEHFFLNESASQVREISKFKPLSSRTSVSVIIGDSFDEQIPAALNQ, encoded by the exons ATGCGCAGAAGGACAGACGGTCAAGAAGCCACTGGAGATGCTAGGACAGACAAaaag actgacagacagactgcagGTTCAGGAGAGaccagtcaacaacaacaacaacatcgacCACAACAAGGGGCTAAAACGAGCAGGTGCTGGTCGACTGTTACCTCAGTTGGAAAatgtctcctcctcatcatcctcatcccTCCCTTTCTGAACTATGCATCATTGCAAAGAGAGGGCCAACTGTTACTGCCAGAAG GTGGTGAAATTATAGATATTGGTTTAGGTCAAAAGATGCACCTGATGTGCAAAGGACAAGGACAGCCAGTTG TCATACTGGATGCCCCCACTGGTATGTCCTCTGACATCTGGTTCCATGTACAAGAGAACATTGCACTGCTAACCAAG GTGTGCACTTATGACAGAGTGGGACTGGGGTTCAGTAAAAGAGTCCTGCAGAATGAAAGTACAGGGACGGAGAAAGTCTGGGGGATGTCAACCACTGGACG AATGGTGGACAACCTCCACCGCCTCATCGGTTTAGCTGGTCTAGCCACGCCTCTCATCCTGGTGGGGTCTGAACTGGGCACGCTCAACGCCAGGTTCTACAGCCATATCCATGACGC GCAGGTGTCAGACCTTGTCCTTATTGATCCCATTCCAGAGGACATCTTCGAGGAGGACCATTGGCAGAAGTACTG GTACAGTCAGCTGGTGCCATCCCTCCAAGCTATGCAATTCTCAGCTGCCACAGGCATCAGCCGCATCCTCATCATTCTGGGGCTGCTAAAGCCAGCCATCATGGGGGACAACATCGCTGAAGACCTCATACAGAGACAG AAGTACCTCCTCAGTAACCCCGCCCACCAGAGCAGTGCTGTAGATGAACATTTTTTCCTGAATGAAAGTGCTTCTCAAGTCAG GGAAATCTCCAAATTCAAACCCCTCTCCAGTAGGACTTCTGTGAGTGTGATTATTGGGGATTCTTTTGATGAGCAAATTCCTGCTGCTCTAAACCAA TAG
- the LOC139424161 gene encoding uncharacterized protein isoform X1, producing MRRRTDGQEATGDARTDKKTDRQTAGSGETSQQQQQHRPQQGAKTSRCWSTVTSVGKCLLLIILIPPFLNYASLQREGQLLLPEGGEIIDIGLGQKMHLMCKGQGQPVVILDAPTGMSSDIWFHVQENIALLTKVCTYDRVGLGFSKRVLQNESTGTEKVWGMSTTGRMVDNLHRLIGLAGLATPLILVGSELGTLNARFYSHIHDAQVSDLVLIDPIPEDIFEEDHWQKYWYSQLVPSLQAMQFSAATGISRILIILGLLKPAIMGDNIAEDLIQRQKYLLSNPAHQSSAVDEHFFLNESASQVREISKFKPLSSRTSVSVIIGDSFDEQIPAALNQMVAQLQKTLLEQTYPSANQIHVKGGDRRMIYKRPSVVSEHLLKLVSQRQSKQQSQ from the exons ATGCGCAGAAGGACAGACGGTCAAGAAGCCACTGGAGATGCTAGGACAGACAAaaag actgacagacagactgcagGTTCAGGAGAGaccagtcaacaacaacaacaacatcgacCACAACAAGGGGCTAAAACGAGCAGGTGCTGGTCGACTGTTACCTCAGTTGGAAAatgtctcctcctcatcatcctcatcccTCCCTTTCTGAACTATGCATCATTGCAAAGAGAGGGCCAACTGTTACTGCCAGAAG GTGGTGAAATTATAGATATTGGTTTAGGTCAAAAGATGCACCTGATGTGCAAAGGACAAGGACAGCCAGTTG TCATACTGGATGCCCCCACTGGTATGTCCTCTGACATCTGGTTCCATGTACAAGAGAACATTGCACTGCTAACCAAG GTGTGCACTTATGACAGAGTGGGACTGGGGTTCAGTAAAAGAGTCCTGCAGAATGAAAGTACAGGGACGGAGAAAGTCTGGGGGATGTCAACCACTGGACG AATGGTGGACAACCTCCACCGCCTCATCGGTTTAGCTGGTCTAGCCACGCCTCTCATCCTGGTGGGGTCTGAACTGGGCACGCTCAACGCCAGGTTCTACAGCCATATCCATGACGC GCAGGTGTCAGACCTTGTCCTTATTGATCCCATTCCAGAGGACATCTTCGAGGAGGACCATTGGCAGAAGTACTG GTACAGTCAGCTGGTGCCATCCCTCCAAGCTATGCAATTCTCAGCTGCCACAGGCATCAGCCGCATCCTCATCATTCTGGGGCTGCTAAAGCCAGCCATCATGGGGGACAACATCGCTGAAGACCTCATACAGAGACAG AAGTACCTCCTCAGTAACCCCGCCCACCAGAGCAGTGCTGTAGATGAACATTTTTTCCTGAATGAAAGTGCTTCTCAAGTCAG GGAAATCTCCAAATTCAAACCCCTCTCCAGTAGGACTTCTGTGAGTGTGATTATTGGGGATTCTTTTGATGAGCAAATTCCTGCTGCTCTAAACCAA ATGGTGGCCCAGCTTCAGAAGACGTTACTGGAGCAGACTTACCCCTCAGCCAACCAGATCCATGTTAAAGGAGGGGACCGCAGGATGATCTACAAGAGGCCATCTGTTGTTAGCGAACACCTGTTGAAGCTGGTGTCCCAACGGCAGTCCAAACAGCAGAGCCAATGA